CGGTGATCAGTGCGAACGCTGTGGGTCGTCGCTGAGCCCGACCGACCTGCTCAATCCACGTAGCGTGCTCTCCAATGCCACGCCCGAGCTCCGGGAGACCACGCACTGGTACCTGCCACTGGGTGACTTTCAGCCCCGACTCGAAGCCTGGATCGCCACGCATCCCGAATGGAAGCCAAACGTGCTGGGGCAGGTGCGAAGCTGGCTCCAGCAGGGTTTGCACGATCGGGCCGTTACACGCGACATTCCCTGGGGCGTACCCGTGCCAGAAGACGTAGCACGCCGACATGGCATTTCAGCCGAAGGCAAGGTGCTTTATGTCTGGTTCGACGCGCCCATCGGCTACATCTCAGCCACGCGCGAATGGGCTCAGCAACAGGGCGATCCAGAAGCCTGGCGGCGCTACTGGCAGGACGCACGCACGCGCCTGATACATTTCATCGGGAAGGACAACATCGTCTTCCACTGTCTGATGTTTCCCGCCATGCTCATGGCACATGGCACATTCGTACTGCCCGACAATGTGCCGGCCAATGAATTTCTAAACCTGGAAGGCCGCAAACTATCGACCAGCCGTGGCTGGGCCGTATGGCTCCACGAATACCTCGAAGAATTCCCGCCCGATCTGCTTCGCTATGCGCTGGCAACGATGCTGCCTGAAACACGCGATGCCGACTTCAGCTGGAAGGAATTTCAGCAACGTGTCAATGCAGAGCTGGCCGACATTCTGGGTAACTTCGTGCATCGTACACTGACCTTTGCCCGGCGTTTTGCTGATGGACGGGTACCGCCCCTGCGTGATCCCCGACCGGTGGATGAAGCGGTGCTGCGTGAGCTGGCTACTTTTCCAGAGCGCATCGGCAGGGCCTATGAACAGTTTCGTTTCCGCGAAGCCGTACAGGAAACAATGAATCTGGCACGGCTGGGCAACAAATACTTCAATGACACCGAGCCCTGGCATACACGCAAAACCAACCCCCAGGCTTGCGCCAACACGATCCATGTTTCACTTCAGATCTGCGCGGCCCTGAGCATTCTAATGGAACCCGTACTGCCATTTGCCGCTGTCCAATTGCGTGAAATGCTGCGGCTTGAGGGGGTGCGTCCCAGCACGCCTGGTGGGGAGGGGACCCTGGGATGGGATGACGCCAACCGGCCGCTGCTGCCCGAGGGTCACCAGATCGGCCAGCCAGAAATCCTGTTTACCAAGATTGAGGACACAGTGATTGCGCAGCAGATAGCCCGCCTTGAAACGCGAGCGCAGCAGGCAACCGTGCAGACCGACGGTCCACCCTACGCCCCGCTCAAACCGGAGATTCTCTACGATGACTTTGATCGGCTGGACCTCCGGATCGGGCTGGTGCGAAAGGCCGAGCGAGTACCAAAGTCTAAAAAACTATTGCGGCTGGAAGTAGACCTGGGCTTCGAAAAGCGCCAGATTCTGGCCGGCGTGGCCGAGCAGCTGGCCCCTGAAGAGCTGGAAGGGCGACGGGTTGTGGTGGTGGCCAACCTGAAGCCGCGCAAGATGATGGGACTTGAGAGCCAGGGCATGCTGCTCATGGCTGAGGACCGGGAAGGCCGGCTGGTACCTGTCACCGCTGAAAGTGAACCCGGCGCCGTGGTACGCTGAATTCATCGAAGTGAAAACCCGGCTACTTTGCCGAACCAGGTGCTTGTAAGTCGGTAGCTGCATAGCATGTTGCTGCTCAATCAGCCACCTTGGGCTCCCGCGTAGCGGGAGCTGACCGAAGGGCTTGAGAGGGCATTTGGCAAAAAGCCGGCGGATGGACCGAGCACAATGATTAGGTTTTGCCCCTTCCTCTGTCCCTCTCCCCGGAGGAGGAGGGGAAACTTGGGAAAAGCGGCTCGGACCGGGATGAGCAATGGCGCTGGAGAAAGCGTTATGCTGCCCATCAAAAGCTTTGCGCTTTTTTGAGGGGACGCTGTCATGAAGCGACGAAAGGAGGCTCTTCCAGTAAGGGGCCGATGTAGGTGGGACCGTGGCAACCTCGGTCGACGTCTCTGCTTGGAGGCGTACATCAGGG
The nucleotide sequence above comes from Rhodothermus sp.. Encoded proteins:
- the metG gene encoding methionine--tRNA ligase: MDETQFDRILVTAALPYANGPIHIGHLAGAYLPADLYCRYQRLKGRDVLFICGSDELGVAILMRALEEHTTPQAIVDRYHPMIRDSFARFGMSFDYYGRTTSPVHFETSQDFFRRLDEKGVFKLKTEQQLYDPEAGIFLADRFVRGTCPICGYEEAYGDQCERCGSSLSPTDLLNPRSVLSNATPELRETTHWYLPLGDFQPRLEAWIATHPEWKPNVLGQVRSWLQQGLHDRAVTRDIPWGVPVPEDVARRHGISAEGKVLYVWFDAPIGYISATREWAQQQGDPEAWRRYWQDARTRLIHFIGKDNIVFHCLMFPAMLMAHGTFVLPDNVPANEFLNLEGRKLSTSRGWAVWLHEYLEEFPPDLLRYALATMLPETRDADFSWKEFQQRVNAELADILGNFVHRTLTFARRFADGRVPPLRDPRPVDEAVLRELATFPERIGRAYEQFRFREAVQETMNLARLGNKYFNDTEPWHTRKTNPQACANTIHVSLQICAALSILMEPVLPFAAVQLREMLRLEGVRPSTPGGEGTLGWDDANRPLLPEGHQIGQPEILFTKIEDTVIAQQIARLETRAQQATVQTDGPPYAPLKPEILYDDFDRLDLRIGLVRKAERVPKSKKLLRLEVDLGFEKRQILAGVAEQLAPEELEGRRVVVVANLKPRKMMGLESQGMLLMAEDREGRLVPVTAESEPGAVVR